From Juglans regia cultivar Chandler chromosome 8, Walnut 2.0, whole genome shotgun sequence, the proteins below share one genomic window:
- the LOC109015906 gene encoding uncharacterized protein LOC109015906 — protein MTSKGNQNKFVRFITTPIRILGKARDVYVRSITNCATGVRYGQSTGCPTALPKSFSVSSSRSNNDEELRELIRAASVRTLIERIDMEMIMKQQAGMQSRGSKVLPKSCSVGMGRIDEDGPCDFEEVSVSGKGRKADLLFPRSRSYAVTNRNAAPL, from the coding sequence ATGACAAGCAAGGGAAACCAAAACAAGTTCGTGCGGTTCATAACTACTCCCATTAGGATCTTGGGCAAAGCGAGAGACGTTTACGTCCGGAGCATCACGAACTGCGCTACAGGAGTCAGATACGGCCAGAGCACGGGCTGCCCGACCGCGTTACCGAAGAGCTTCAGCGTCAGCTCGTCGAGGTCCAACAACGATGAAGAATTGCGAGAGCTTATCAGAGCTGCCTCTGTTAGGACTTTGATCGAAAGGATTGACATGGAGATGATTATGAAGCAGCAGGCCGGGATGCAGTCCAGGGGATCTAAGGTTTTGCCCAAGTCCTGTAGCGTCGGAATGGGCAGGATAGATGAAGACGGGCCCTGTGATTTTGAAGAAGTCAGCGTTAGCGGGAAGGGCCGGAAGGCGGATTTGTTGTTTCCCAGAAGCAGAAGCTATGCTGTCACAAACAGAAATGCGGCGCCGTTGTGA
- the LOC109001110 gene encoding 70 kDa peptidyl-prolyl isomerase-like isoform X2 produces the protein MSSACHVRTYDASVEEGRDASNGVHMLPHSSLLNIDIELVSFKPVIDVTGDFKVLKKILKEGEGALIANEGATVTISYMARLEDGTVFENKGIDGEKPLEFITDEEQVISGLDRAVATMKKGERAILTIHPDFGFGSSEVRRDLAVVPPASNVVYEVELLELMKEKAQWEMSNSEKIEAARRRKEEGNLLFQNGKYHRAGKKYDKAAEYISDDESFGDDEQKLAKQLRVSCWLNGAACSLKLNDFQGAIMLSSKVLDIESHNVKALYRRAQAYMETEDLFAAELDIKRALGTDPQNREVKLIQKNLKQLQAGSNKRDSKLYKNMFAQMTRDTPVSTKKMKVEKVEEEEEVMEMETEKVAENSPTMRELTHYLQ, from the exons ATGTCATCAGCCTGCCATGTTAGAACCTACG ATGCCTCTGTAGAGGAGGGGAGGGATGCAAGCAATGGGGTTCATATGCTCCCCCATAGTTCTTTGCTGAACATTGATATTGAGTTGGTATCTTTCAAGCCTGTTATTGATGTTACTGGTGATTTTAAAGTACTTAAGAAGATTTTAAAAGAAGGTGAAGGTGCTCTCATTGCTAATGAAGGCGCAACTGTTACTA TTAGCTATATGGCTAGGCTGGAAGATGGGACCGTATTTGAGAATAAAGGAATTGATGGAGAGAAGCCTTTGGAATTTATAACTGATGAag AACAAGTGATCTCTGGTCTCGACCGAGCAGTGGCAACAATGAAGAAGGGAGAGCGAGCAATATTGACTATACATCCTGATTTTGGATTTGGAAGCAGTGAAGTAAGGCGGGATCTTGCTGTAGTTCCACCAGCTTCAAATGTAGTGTATGAAGTTGAATTATTAGAACTTATGAAG gaaaaagcacAATGGGAAATGAGTAACAGTGAGAAGATTGAGGCAGCTAggagaaggaaagaagaaggcAATCTACTGTTTCAAAATGGGAAGTATCATCGAGCGGGGAAAAAATATGACAAG GCTGCAGAATACATTAGTGACGATGAATCCTTTGGGGATGATGAGCAAAAGCTTGCTAAACAATTGCGAGTGTCTTGCTGGTTGAATGGTGCAGCATGTAGCCTCAAACTAAATGACTTTCAAGGAGCAATCATGTTATCTTCCAAG GTGCTAGATATTGAGTCCCACAATGTGAAAGCTTTGTATAGGCGGGCACAAGCCTATATGGAAACTGAAGATTTGTTCGCTGCTGAATTAGACATCAAGAGAGCTCTTGGGACTGATCCTCAGAACAG GGAGGTGAAGTTGATTcagaaaaatttgaaacaacttcAAGCTGGCAGCAACAAGAGAGACTCGAAGCTCTATAAAAACATGTTTGCACAAATGACAAGGGACACGCCAGTGTCGACAAAG AAAATGAAAGTtgagaaagtggaggaagaagaagaggtgaTGGAAATGGAAACGGAGAAAGTTGCTGAGAATTCACCCACCATGCGTGAACTCACCCACTATCTTCAGTAG
- the LOC109001110 gene encoding 70 kDa peptidyl-prolyl isomerase-like isoform X1 — protein sequence MDTEKATNVSNIEGDDDQDEEPGEVIESAPPLKVGEERELSSSGIKKKLLKQGQGWETPELGDEVTVHYVGTLLDGTTFESTRQRDEPITIKLGQGQVVSGLDHGIITMKKGETALFTLPPELAYGNAGNDIIPPFSVVRFEVQLVSWITVVDVRKDGGIIKKIMEKGEGNEGPGDLDEVLVKYRVALDDGTIVAETPEEGVEFYVKDGHLCPALPEAIKTMKRGEKVKLVVQPQHASVEEGRDASNGVHMLPHSSLLNIDIELVSFKPVIDVTGDFKVLKKILKEGEGALIANEGATVTISYMARLEDGTVFENKGIDGEKPLEFITDEEQVISGLDRAVATMKKGERAILTIHPDFGFGSSEVRRDLAVVPPASNVVYEVELLELMKEKAQWEMSNSEKIEAARRRKEEGNLLFQNGKYHRAGKKYDKAAEYISDDESFGDDEQKLAKQLRVSCWLNGAACSLKLNDFQGAIMLSSKVLDIESHNVKALYRRAQAYMETEDLFAAELDIKRALGTDPQNREVKLIQKNLKQLQAGSNKRDSKLYKNMFAQMTRDTPVSTKKMKVEKVEEEEEVMEMETEKVAENSPTMRELTHYLQ from the exons ATGGATACAGAGAAGGCGACGAACGTTTCGAACATCGAAGGCGACGACGACCAAGATGAAGAACCCGGGGAAGTGATCGAATCGGCGCCCCCTCTCAAGGTCGGTGAAGAGCGGGAGCTTAGTAGCTCCGGCATCAAGAAGAAGCTCCTCAAGCAAGGCCAAGGATGGGAGACCCCTGAGCTCGGCGATGAAGTCACTG TTCATTATGTTGGTACTTTACTTGATGGTACAACGTTCGAATCCACTAGACAAAGAGACGAGCCCATAACTATAAAGCTTGGTCAAG GTCAAGTGGTTAGTGGACTGGACCATGGAATAATTACAATGAAGAAGGGGGAGACCGCGTTGTTCACATTGCCTCCTGAATTAGCCTACGGAAATGCGGGCAACGACATCATTCCGCCCTTTTCGGTCGTTCGGTTTGAAGTCCAACTTGTCTCATGGATCACGGTGGTGGATGTTAGAAAAGACGGCGGAATTATCAAGAAAATAATGGAGAAGGGAGAGGGGAACGAGGGACCCGGTGATTTGGACGAAGTTCTCG TGAAGTACCGAGTGGCGCTGGATGATGGTACTATTGTTGCAGAAACACCTGAAGAAGGAGTtgaattttatgtgaaagatg GTCATCTTTGTCCAGCATTGCCAGAAGCAATAAAGACAATGAAAAGAGGAGAGAAGGTCAAATTAGTTGTTCAACCTCAGC ATGCCTCTGTAGAGGAGGGGAGGGATGCAAGCAATGGGGTTCATATGCTCCCCCATAGTTCTTTGCTGAACATTGATATTGAGTTGGTATCTTTCAAGCCTGTTATTGATGTTACTGGTGATTTTAAAGTACTTAAGAAGATTTTAAAAGAAGGTGAAGGTGCTCTCATTGCTAATGAAGGCGCAACTGTTACTA TTAGCTATATGGCTAGGCTGGAAGATGGGACCGTATTTGAGAATAAAGGAATTGATGGAGAGAAGCCTTTGGAATTTATAACTGATGAag AACAAGTGATCTCTGGTCTCGACCGAGCAGTGGCAACAATGAAGAAGGGAGAGCGAGCAATATTGACTATACATCCTGATTTTGGATTTGGAAGCAGTGAAGTAAGGCGGGATCTTGCTGTAGTTCCACCAGCTTCAAATGTAGTGTATGAAGTTGAATTATTAGAACTTATGAAG gaaaaagcacAATGGGAAATGAGTAACAGTGAGAAGATTGAGGCAGCTAggagaaggaaagaagaaggcAATCTACTGTTTCAAAATGGGAAGTATCATCGAGCGGGGAAAAAATATGACAAG GCTGCAGAATACATTAGTGACGATGAATCCTTTGGGGATGATGAGCAAAAGCTTGCTAAACAATTGCGAGTGTCTTGCTGGTTGAATGGTGCAGCATGTAGCCTCAAACTAAATGACTTTCAAGGAGCAATCATGTTATCTTCCAAG GTGCTAGATATTGAGTCCCACAATGTGAAAGCTTTGTATAGGCGGGCACAAGCCTATATGGAAACTGAAGATTTGTTCGCTGCTGAATTAGACATCAAGAGAGCTCTTGGGACTGATCCTCAGAACAG GGAGGTGAAGTTGATTcagaaaaatttgaaacaacttcAAGCTGGCAGCAACAAGAGAGACTCGAAGCTCTATAAAAACATGTTTGCACAAATGACAAGGGACACGCCAGTGTCGACAAAG AAAATGAAAGTtgagaaagtggaggaagaagaagaggtgaTGGAAATGGAAACGGAGAAAGTTGCTGAGAATTCACCCACCATGCGTGAACTCACCCACTATCTTCAGTAG